In Shinella sp. XGS7, a single genomic region encodes these proteins:
- a CDS encoding DUF3325 domain-containing protein produces the protein MVESQSSAALWLLLALLAAQLGLISLALSLESHWEQVRGQAALPVGLARRLRLIGALGLGLSLVACLQADHASMAVLVWFMALAAGSLLLAGVLALRARLLAPLAAALSLGAHPGRGDAQ, from the coding sequence ATGGTTGAGTCTCAAAGCAGTGCTGCGCTATGGCTGCTGCTGGCCTTGCTGGCCGCCCAGCTCGGCCTGATCAGCCTGGCCCTGAGTCTGGAATCCCATTGGGAACAGGTGCGGGGCCAGGCCGCGTTGCCGGTCGGCCTGGCTCGCCGCCTGCGCCTGATCGGCGCCCTGGGCCTGGGCCTGTCGCTCGTCGCCTGCCTGCAGGCCGATCATGCGTCGATGGCCGTGCTGGTCTGGTTCATGGCCCTGGCGGCCGGCAGTCTCCTGCTGGCCGGCGTGCTGGCCCTGCGAGCGCGCCTGCTGGCGCCGCTGGCGGCCGCCTTGTCGCTGGGCGCCCACCCGGGGCGGGGCGACGCGCAATAA
- a CDS encoding hemagglutinin repeat-containing protein has protein sequence MTSPVLSALQTASSQIKAAGQGQVPTGQKNPDGSSVMTEGNAADKAGGIGLSFTLGSSRSQSQQSSSADLARGSSVTAGGDISIRATGGGADSDLTLRGSTVQAAGKTRLQAEDQINILAAQNTTQESNSQSSKSGSVGVGINLGAGGLNAGVTVSASRGTGQGAGNGTTYSNSQISGSQVTLESGGDTTIKGGVVKGERVIAQVGGNLTIESLQDKSQYREKSKQVGGSLTVGPSPGGSVSAGQTKINSDYLSVGEQSAIRAGDGGFDVQVAGKTELIGAQITSTQAAIDQGRNRYEAKQGTTTTDLQNSASYSAQSASVGVAAGTPAPGKSLSAGLSGVGIGSDSGSASSTSTAGISGVAGDLGARTGDKEAGLKPIFDKDKARQEVNAQVAITSEFGKQASKAVGDYAKQQYDKAKESGDKDGMAAWEEGGKNRVALHVLVGGLTGGVQGAVGAGAASVAASKLEELQAGLKTALKDAGLGDSAANLISGLAGGATAATIGAAASGGSTAGAATAFNADMNNRQLHPDERRKAAELARKSGGRYTVQQIEDAMRNSGNSVLSESIVTGMQVDSNKPEASYDKGAVFTTYDGKTLVQVNRDGSQLGANPIDPGLAAYIRANTGGSASPYTAFAPAPAMPPVSASGVAANGLRYEMRSANGQSFLIPVADCPAASCQNGDNVARFGLSPEDQARVRAYDAALNKQTAKGVTTIAVGAAAAPLVAEGIVANALLGGTVSGTISAKDQYIDDGKINAGKTGRDAVIGAAATGVAVAAVPVIAAGAKAWGQTLDEVVAAKVVSQAEADALAAAQAAAKLENQASRDGSNYHASKWQELKGQTDAVRQQLPDMVDANSGKPIGNAAAAEINVYGEGSTRVQAHSRIGNDPQTVKDGFVSLPPPEQRILKPLPDPKGLPREVDTEYKILENFAQQHKSNPQVQGRINLFTERPPCDSCTDVIKRQFTQLYPNVEVRLYHNNGEITVFTGSGPTTGKVPSKNEARWPASPDLPKPPAQKKGR, from the coding sequence GTGACCAGCCCCGTGCTCAGCGCGCTGCAAACGGCCAGCAGCCAGATCAAGGCGGCCGGCCAGGGCCAGGTGCCGACGGGCCAGAAGAACCCGGACGGCTCGTCGGTCATGACCGAAGGCAACGCCGCCGACAAGGCCGGCGGCATCGGCCTGAGCTTCACCCTGGGCTCCAGCCGCAGCCAGAGCCAGCAAAGCAGCAGCGCGGACCTGGCGCGGGGCAGCAGCGTCACGGCCGGCGGCGACATCAGCATCCGCGCCACGGGCGGTGGGGCAGACAGCGACCTGACGCTGCGCGGCAGCACGGTGCAAGCCGCTGGCAAGACCCGGCTCCAGGCCGAGGACCAGATCAACATCCTGGCGGCGCAGAACACCACGCAGGAGAGCAATAGCCAGAGCTCCAAGAGCGGCAGCGTGGGCGTGGGCATCAACCTGGGCGCAGGCGGGCTCAATGCCGGCGTGACGGTGAGCGCCAGCCGGGGCACCGGTCAGGGCGCAGGCAACGGCACCACCTACAGCAACAGCCAGATTAGCGGCAGCCAGGTCACGCTGGAGAGCGGCGGCGACACCACCATCAAGGGCGGGGTGGTCAAGGGTGAGCGGGTCATTGCCCAGGTGGGCGGCAATCTCACCATCGAGAGCCTGCAGGACAAGAGCCAGTACCGAGAGAAAAGCAAGCAGGTCGGTGGCTCCTTGACCGTGGGCCCGTCGCCCGGCGGCAGCGTGAGCGCGGGCCAGACCAAGATCAACAGCGACTACCTGAGCGTGGGCGAGCAGAGCGCGATCCGGGCGGGTGATGGGGGCTTTGATGTGCAGGTGGCCGGCAAGACCGAGCTGATCGGCGCTCAGATCACCAGCACGCAGGCGGCGATCGACCAGGGCAGGAACCGCTACGAGGCCAAGCAGGGCACGACCACGACCGACCTGCAGAACTCAGCCAGTTACAGCGCGCAGAGTGCGAGCGTGGGGGTGGCGGCAGGTACTCCGGCGCCGGGCAAAAGCCTCAGCGCGGGACTCTCGGGGGTGGGCATCGGCTCGGACAGCGGCAGTGCCAGCAGCACGAGCACGGCGGGCATCTCGGGGGTGGCGGGCGACCTGGGTGCACGCACGGGAGACAAGGAAGCGGGGCTCAAGCCGATCTTCGACAAGGACAAAGCGCGCCAGGAGGTGAATGCGCAGGTGGCCATCACCAGCGAGTTTGGCAAGCAGGCGAGTAAGGCGGTGGGGGACTACGCCAAGCAGCAGTACGACAAGGCCAAGGAGTCGGGCGATAAGGACGGCATGGCCGCCTGGGAAGAAGGCGGCAAGAACCGGGTGGCCCTGCATGTGCTGGTGGGCGGGCTCACGGGCGGGGTACAGGGCGCGGTGGGCGCAGGTGCGGCGAGCGTGGCAGCGTCCAAGCTCGAGGAGTTGCAAGCGGGCCTGAAGACGGCGCTCAAGGACGCGGGGCTGGGCGACAGCGCCGCGAACCTCATCTCCGGTCTGGCCGGCGGAGCCACGGCGGCCACGATAGGCGCCGCAGCCAGCGGCGGCAGCACAGCGGGTGCGGCCACGGCCTTCAATGCCGATATGAACAATCGGCAGTTGCATCCGGATGAGCGCCGAAAGGCTGCGGAGCTGGCTCGCAAGAGTGGGGGCAGGTATACGGTGCAGCAGATTGAGGACGCCATGCGCAACAGCGGCAACTCGGTGCTCAGCGAGAGCATCGTGACCGGCATGCAGGTGGACTCCAACAAGCCCGAGGCTAGCTACGACAAAGGTGCCGTATTCACGACGTACGACGGCAAGACCTTGGTCCAGGTGAACCGCGACGGCTCTCAACTCGGTGCCAACCCGATTGATCCTGGTTTGGCGGCCTACATCCGCGCCAACACGGGTGGCAGCGCTTCACCGTACACCGCCTTCGCGCCTGCGCCGGCGATGCCTCCGGTGTCGGCGAGCGGCGTGGCTGCAAATGGCCTGCGCTACGAGATGCGCTCCGCCAATGGTCAGAGCTTCCTCATCCCTGTGGCCGACTGCCCGGCGGCTAGCTGCCAGAACGGCGACAACGTGGCGCGATTCGGGCTCAGCCCGGAGGATCAGGCGCGAGTCAGGGCCTATGACGCGGCACTCAACAAGCAGACAGCCAAGGGGGTCACCACGATCGCTGTAGGCGCAGCAGCTGCACCCTTGGTGGCGGAGGGCATTGTTGCCAACGCATTGCTCGGCGGCACGGTGAGCGGCACGATCAGCGCCAAAGATCAATACATCGACGATGGCAAGATCAATGCGGGCAAGACGGGCAGGGATGCTGTCATCGGGGCTGCTGCGACTGGTGTCGCGGTTGCTGCGGTTCCCGTCATTGCAGCTGGCGCCAAAGCATGGGGCCAGACTCTGGATGAGGTGGTGGCGGCCAAAGTGGTGTCGCAGGCTGAAGCTGATGCGCTGGCGGCGGCGCAGGCCGCGGCCAAGCTGGAGAACCAAGCAAGCCGAGACGGCAGCAACTACCATGCGAGCAAATGGCAAGAGCTCAAGGGACAAACGGATGCGGTGCGCCAACAGCTGCCAGACATGGTGGACGCCAATAGCGGTAAACCCATCGGCAACGCGGCGGCAGCAGAGATCAACGTTTACGGTGAAGGCAGCACACGGGTGCAGGCACACTCTCGGATTGGCAATGATCCGCAGACCGTGAAAGACGGGTTTGTGAGCCTGCCGCCACCTGAGCAGCGCATCCTCAAGCCATTACCTGATCCGAAAGGTCTACCGCGCGAAGTCGACACGGAGTACAAGATCTTGGAGAACTTTGCGCAGCAGCACAAATCCAATCCGCAGGTGCAGGGCCGCATCAACTTGTTCACGGAGAGGCCGCCGTGCGACAGCTGCACCGATGTGATCAAGCGGCAGTTCACGCAGTTGTATCCCAATGTGGAGGTGCGGCTGTATCACAACAATGGTGAGATCACTGTCTTTACGGGATCTGGTCCAACCACTGGCAAGGTTCCAAGTAAAAACGAAGCACGCTGGCCGGCATCACCAGACTTGCCGAAGCCTCCTGCTCAAAAGAAGGGGCGTTGA
- a CDS encoding LD-carboxypeptidase, with amino-acid sequence MSSLTLYTPAGVLAKSQPLKRAAKRLGQLGFEVEIDADALARHQRFAGDDATRLAALHRVAEAAPSVALASRGGYGLTRLLDQIDWALLARAVERGTRWVGHSDLTSLHLGLLAHTKLRSAEAFGLWAGPLACDDFGREEAEGGVDEITRDCFVEAMQGLLEAVGFRTEAGFDGLQARGTLWGGNLCVLNSLLGTPHFPKIKGGILFLEDVNEHPYRVERMLLQLAQAGVLQAQKAVVLGEFSAWKKSPLDRGYTLKSAIAAVRERCPGLPILTGLPFGHVPTKVCLPVGAKVDLVVQGRDALMIWGPDPAHHHHHDCDEHCDHAPAAAAASAKSKRSPR; translated from the coding sequence ATGAGCTCCCTGACCCTCTACACCCCCGCCGGCGTGCTGGCCAAGAGCCAGCCTCTCAAGCGCGCCGCCAAGCGCCTGGGTCAGCTCGGCTTCGAGGTCGAGATCGATGCCGACGCGCTGGCCCGCCATCAGCGCTTCGCGGGCGATGACGCCACGCGCCTGGCGGCCCTGCACCGCGTGGCCGAGGCCGCGCCCTCGGTGGCCCTGGCCAGCCGGGGCGGCTACGGCCTGACCCGCCTGCTGGACCAGATCGACTGGGCCTTGCTGGCGCGCGCCGTGGAGCGCGGCACGCGCTGGGTGGGTCACAGCGATCTGACCTCCCTGCATCTGGGCCTGCTGGCCCATACCAAGCTGCGCAGCGCCGAGGCCTTCGGCCTGTGGGCCGGGCCCCTGGCCTGCGACGACTTCGGTCGCGAGGAGGCCGAGGGCGGCGTGGACGAGATCACCCGCGACTGCTTTGTGGAGGCCATGCAGGGCCTGCTGGAGGCCGTGGGCTTTCGCACCGAGGCGGGCTTCGACGGCCTGCAGGCGCGCGGCACGCTCTGGGGCGGCAATCTCTGCGTGCTGAACTCCCTGCTGGGCACGCCGCACTTCCCCAAGATCAAGGGCGGCATCCTCTTTCTGGAAGACGTGAACGAGCACCCCTACCGCGTGGAGCGCATGCTGCTGCAGCTAGCCCAGGCCGGCGTGCTGCAGGCGCAGAAGGCCGTGGTGCTGGGCGAGTTCAGCGCCTGGAAGAAGTCGCCGCTGGACCGCGGCTACACGCTCAAGAGCGCCATCGCCGCGGTGCGCGAGCGCTGCCCGGGTCTGCCCATCCTGACAGGCCTGCCCTTCGGCCATGTGCCCACCAAGGTCTGCCTGCCGGTGGGTGCCAAGGTGGATCTGGTGGTGCAGGGCCGCGACGCCCTGATGATCTGGGGGCCAGACCCGGCGCACCACCACCATCACGATTGCGACGAGCACTGCGATCACGCGCCGGCCGCAGCGGCCGCGTCCGCCAAGAGCAAGCGCAGCCCCCGGTAA
- a CDS encoding PepSY domain-containing protein: MFKNFRLSMTWVHTWFGLVLGFVLMACFFFGSLSVYDREIDRWAIPATRFEPQPMPSFDKMLEPAFRGIQLDAVARADAQARNEGPLPETLPLHEWGAYTTHRDPVLQMWSGFELPNPKDPDNDHVYGVLTLDPRSGQALPETALKLGSQFFYPMHYGLHLHWMDLGYWIVALAALSMLAALVTGLVMHRKIFREFFTFRPRKQLQRSVLDLHNLTGVVALPFHFMFALSGLIIFAGLYFPLSTTVLKPQAKAFERAEAQRTGLPEHAAGVPAPLASVDAMVARAKARWAERGMAGEVGMLVIHHVGDANATVSVYRAGTDRIALTGQGIHFKGPSGELIREDEPVSTVRGINEFITGLHLQHFKHWLLRVFYFIGGLAGCACIATGFLFFVEKRKRQHAKQGRGGARWVDALAVTSVTGMLIATAAMLVGNRLLPVELAERGLWEERLFWSAWGVALLHALWRTAPVRAARLAPAWREQCWAVAALALAAVLLNAWSTGDHPFKTLSAGYWPVAGVDLVLLASAALAAVAARKLAQRERAAEPVVQESAGLAEVAHG, encoded by the coding sequence ATGTTCAAGAACTTCCGTCTGTCCATGACCTGGGTCCACACCTGGTTCGGCCTGGTGCTGGGCTTTGTGCTGATGGCCTGCTTCTTCTTCGGCTCGCTCTCGGTCTATGACCGCGAGATCGACCGCTGGGCGATTCCCGCCACGCGCTTCGAGCCGCAGCCCATGCCCTCGTTTGACAAGATGCTGGAGCCGGCGTTCCGCGGCATCCAGCTCGATGCGGTGGCGCGCGCCGACGCCCAGGCGCGCAACGAGGGGCCGCTGCCCGAGACCCTGCCCCTGCACGAGTGGGGCGCCTACACCACGCACCGCGACCCGGTGCTGCAGATGTGGTCGGGCTTTGAACTGCCGAACCCCAAGGACCCGGACAACGACCATGTCTACGGCGTGCTGACCCTGGACCCGCGCAGCGGCCAGGCCCTGCCCGAGACGGCGCTCAAGCTGGGCAGCCAGTTCTTCTATCCCATGCACTACGGCCTGCATCTGCACTGGATGGACCTGGGCTACTGGATCGTGGCCCTGGCCGCGCTGAGCATGCTGGCGGCCCTGGTGACCGGCCTGGTGATGCACCGCAAGATCTTTCGCGAGTTCTTCACCTTCCGCCCGCGCAAGCAGTTGCAGCGCAGCGTGCTGGACCTGCACAACCTCACCGGCGTGGTGGCGCTGCCCTTTCACTTCATGTTCGCGCTCTCGGGCCTGATCATCTTTGCGGGCCTCTATTTCCCGCTCTCCACCACGGTGCTCAAGCCCCAGGCCAAGGCCTTTGAGCGGGCCGAGGCCCAGCGCACCGGCCTGCCCGAGCATGCGGCAGGCGTGCCGGCGCCGCTGGCCTCGGTGGACGCCATGGTGGCGCGCGCCAAGGCGCGCTGGGCCGAGCGCGGCATGGCGGGCGAGGTGGGCATGCTGGTGATCCACCATGTGGGCGACGCGAATGCCACGGTCAGCGTCTACCGCGCCGGCACCGACCGCATCGCGCTCACCGGCCAGGGCATCCATTTCAAGGGACCCAGCGGCGAGCTGATCCGCGAGGACGAGCCCGTGTCCACGGTGCGCGGCATCAACGAGTTCATCACCGGCCTCCATCTGCAGCATTTCAAGCACTGGCTGCTGCGGGTCTTCTATTTCATCGGCGGCCTGGCGGGCTGTGCCTGCATTGCCACCGGCTTTCTGTTCTTCGTGGAGAAGCGCAAGCGCCAGCATGCCAAGCAGGGTCGCGGCGGCGCGCGCTGGGTGGACGCGCTGGCGGTGACGAGCGTCACCGGCATGCTGATCGCCACCGCCGCCATGCTGGTGGGCAACCGCCTGCTGCCGGTGGAGCTGGCCGAGCGCGGCCTGTGGGAAGAGCGCCTTTTCTGGAGTGCCTGGGGCGTGGCCCTGCTGCATGCGCTGTGGCGCACGGCGCCGGTGCGCGCGGCGCGCCTGGCGCCGGCCTGGCGCGAGCAGTGCTGGGCCGTGGCCGCCCTGGCCCTGGCCGCCGTGCTCTTGAACGCCTGGAGCACCGGCGATCATCCGTTCAAGACCCTGTCCGCCGGCTACTGGCCGGTGGCGGGCGTAGACCTGGTGCTGCTGGCCAGCGCGGCCCTGGCCGCTGTGGCCGCGCGCAAGCTGGCGCAGCGCGAGCGCGCGGCCGAGCCCGTGGTGCAAGAGAGCGCCGGCCTGGCGGAGGTGGCCCATGGTTGA
- a CDS encoding DUF72 domain-containing protein: MQDALFPEELLAPAAAPEPAPAPPGLKVRPQPVDEAQRALAAALPREIHLGGSSWSYPGWAGLVWDKAYAESLLSRHGLAAYAQQPLHRGVSLDRGFYRPLSASQYERYAAQVPADFRFTVKAPSLVADAQVRAEGSGRGQQLNPVFLDPTLALQEFVQPALEGLGPKIGALVFQLSPLTPQMLARMPEQLERLRRLLRALPDLRSATPEGVIAVEVRDPEWLTPDFAAVLREAGATYCLGLHPKLPPLTQQLPLLRALWPGPLVCRWNLNRLHGPYGYEDAGRKYGDFDRMLDPDPDTREALARVIRGTAGAGHKAYISISNHAEGCAPLSVRALAEALRA, encoded by the coding sequence ATGCAAGACGCCCTGTTTCCCGAGGAGCTGCTGGCCCCGGCCGCTGCGCCCGAGCCCGCGCCGGCCCCGCCCGGCCTGAAAGTGAGGCCGCAGCCCGTGGACGAGGCCCAGCGCGCCCTGGCCGCCGCCCTGCCCCGCGAGATCCATCTGGGCGGTTCCTCCTGGAGCTATCCCGGCTGGGCCGGCCTGGTCTGGGACAAGGCCTACGCCGAGAGCCTGCTCTCGCGCCACGGCCTGGCCGCCTATGCCCAGCAGCCCCTGCATCGCGGCGTGAGCCTGGACCGCGGCTTCTACCGTCCCTTGAGCGCCAGCCAGTACGAGCGCTACGCGGCCCAGGTGCCGGCGGACTTCCGCTTCACCGTCAAGGCGCCTAGCCTGGTGGCCGATGCCCAGGTGCGCGCCGAGGGCAGCGGCCGCGGCCAGCAGCTCAACCCCGTCTTCCTCGACCCCACCCTGGCCCTGCAGGAGTTCGTGCAGCCGGCGCTCGAGGGCCTGGGCCCCAAGATCGGCGCCCTGGTCTTCCAGCTCAGCCCGCTCACGCCCCAGATGCTGGCGCGCATGCCCGAGCAGCTGGAGCGCCTGCGCCGCCTGCTGCGCGCCCTGCCCGATCTGCGCAGCGCCACGCCCGAGGGCGTGATCGCCGTGGAGGTGCGCGACCCCGAATGGCTCACGCCGGACTTTGCCGCCGTGCTGCGCGAGGCCGGCGCCACCTACTGCCTGGGCTTGCACCCCAAGCTGCCGCCCCTGACCCAGCAGCTGCCCCTGCTGCGCGCGCTCTGGCCCGGCCCCCTGGTCTGCCGCTGGAACCTCAACCGTCTGCACGGCCCCTATGGCTATGAGGACGCGGGCCGCAAGTACGGCGACTTCGACCGCATGCTGGACCCCGACCCCGATACCCGTGAGGCCCTGGCCCGGGTGATACGCGGCACGGCCGGCGCCGGCCACAAGGCCTATATCAGCATCAGCAACCATGCCGAGGGCTGCGCGCCCTTGAGCGTGCGTGCGCTGGCCGAAGCCTTGCGGGCGTAG
- a CDS encoding NADP-dependent isocitrate dehydrogenase yields MSTQQPDIIYTLTDEAPLLATAGFLPIMQTFAEPAGIKVGTSDISVAGRILGAFADYLSEEQRVSDNLAELGKLTLKPHANIIKLPNISASVAQLKAAIKELQDKGYKIPDFPEKPETDEQKDIRARYNKCIGSAVNPVLREGNSDRRAPKAVKEYARKNPHSMAEWSQASRSHVSHMHAGDFYHGEKSMTLDRARTVKMELLTKSGKTIVLKPKVALQDREIIDSMFMSKKALLAFYEKEIEDAHKTGVMFSLHVKATMMKVSHPIVFGHCVKIFYKEAFEKHGKLFDELGVNVNNGMVDLYNKIATLPSAKQEEIKRDLHACHEHRPELAMVDSAKGITNFHSPNDIIVDASMPAMIRAGGKMYGADGRLKDVKAVMPESTFARIYQEMINFCKWHGAFDPKTMGTVPNVGLMAQQAEEYGSHDKTFEIPEDGVANITDLETGEVLMSQDVEQGDIWRMCQVKDAAIRDWVKLAVNRARNSGMPVVFWLDQYRPHEAQLITKVKMYLHEHNTTGLDIQIMSQVRAMRYTLERVIRGMDTISATGNILRDYLTDLFPIMELGTSAKMLSIVPLMAGGGMYETGAGGSAPKHVQQLVEENHLRWDSLGEFLALAVSLEDLGLKNNNPKAKVLAKTLDAATGKLLDNRKGPSPKTGELDNRGSQFYLALYWAQELAAQTEDAELAKHFAPLAKALTENEQTIVKELAEVQGKPVDIGGYYQPDSAKLAAVMRPSKTFNAALAALRG; encoded by the coding sequence ATGAGCACCCAGCAGCCCGACATCATCTACACGCTCACCGACGAGGCCCCTCTGCTGGCCACGGCGGGCTTCCTGCCCATCATGCAAACCTTCGCCGAGCCGGCCGGCATCAAGGTGGGCACCAGCGACATCTCGGTGGCTGGCCGCATCCTGGGCGCCTTTGCCGACTACCTGAGCGAAGAGCAGCGCGTGTCGGACAACCTGGCCGAGCTGGGCAAGCTGACGCTCAAGCCGCACGCCAACATCATCAAGCTGCCCAATATCAGCGCCTCGGTGGCCCAGCTCAAGGCGGCCATCAAGGAACTGCAGGACAAGGGCTACAAGATCCCCGACTTCCCCGAGAAGCCGGAGACCGATGAGCAGAAGGACATCCGCGCCCGCTACAACAAGTGCATCGGCTCGGCCGTGAACCCGGTGCTGCGCGAAGGCAACTCCGACCGCCGCGCGCCCAAGGCCGTCAAGGAATACGCCCGCAAGAACCCGCACAGCATGGCCGAGTGGAGCCAGGCCTCGCGCTCGCATGTCTCGCACATGCACGCCGGCGACTTCTATCACGGCGAAAAGTCCATGACCCTGGACCGCGCCCGCACCGTCAAGATGGAACTGCTGACCAAGAGCGGCAAGACCATCGTGCTCAAGCCCAAGGTCGCGCTGCAGGACCGCGAGATCATCGACTCCATGTTCATGAGCAAGAAGGCCCTGCTGGCCTTCTATGAAAAGGAGATCGAGGACGCGCACAAGACCGGCGTGATGTTCTCGCTGCACGTCAAGGCCACCATGATGAAGGTCTCGCACCCCATCGTGTTCGGCCACTGCGTGAAGATCTTCTACAAGGAAGCCTTCGAGAAGCACGGCAAGCTCTTTGACGAGCTGGGCGTGAACGTGAACAACGGCATGGTCGATCTCTACAACAAGATCGCTACCCTGCCCAGCGCCAAGCAAGAAGAGATCAAGCGCGACCTGCACGCCTGCCACGAGCACCGCCCCGAGCTGGCCATGGTGGACTCGGCCAAGGGCATCACCAACTTCCACTCGCCCAACGACATCATCGTCGACGCCTCCATGCCCGCGATGATCCGCGCCGGCGGCAAGATGTATGGCGCCGATGGCCGCCTGAAGGACGTGAAGGCCGTGATGCCCGAGTCGACCTTCGCCCGCATCTACCAGGAGATGATCAACTTCTGCAAGTGGCACGGCGCCTTCGATCCCAAGACCATGGGCACGGTGCCCAACGTCGGCCTGATGGCCCAGCAGGCCGAGGAATACGGCTCGCACGACAAGACCTTCGAGATCCCCGAAGACGGCGTGGCCAACATCACCGACCTGGAAACCGGCGAAGTGCTGATGAGCCAGGACGTGGAGCAGGGCGACATCTGGCGCATGTGCCAGGTCAAGGACGCCGCCATCCGCGACTGGGTCAAGCTGGCCGTCAACCGCGCCCGCAACTCCGGCATGCCGGTCGTCTTCTGGCTGGACCAGTACCGCCCGCACGAGGCGCAGCTGATCACCAAGGTCAAGATGTACCTGCACGAGCACAACACCACCGGCCTGGACATCCAGATCATGAGCCAGGTGCGCGCCATGCGCTACACGCTGGAGCGCGTGATCCGCGGCATGGACACCATCAGCGCCACCGGCAACATCCTGCGCGACTACCTGACCGACCTGTTCCCCATCATGGAACTGGGCACCTCGGCCAAGATGCTGTCCATCGTGCCCCTGATGGCCGGCGGCGGCATGTACGAGACCGGTGCGGGCGGCTCGGCCCCCAAGCATGTGCAGCAGCTGGTGGAAGAGAACCACCTGCGCTGGGATTCGCTGGGTGAGTTCCTGGCCCTGGCCGTGAGCCTGGAAGACCTGGGCCTGAAGAACAACAACCCCAAGGCCAAGGTGCTGGCCAAGACCCTGGACGCGGCCACCGGCAAGCTGCTGGACAACCGCAAGGGTCCCAGCCCCAAGACCGGCGAGCTGGACAACCGCGGCAGCCAGTTCTACCTGGCCCTGTACTGGGCCCAGGAACTGGCCGCCCAGACCGAGGATGCCGAGCTGGCCAAGCACTTCGCCCCCCTGGCCAAGGCCCTGACGGAGAACGAGCAGACCATCGTCAAGGAGCTGGCCGAGGTGCAGGGCAAGCCGGTGGACATCGGCGGCTACTACCAGCCCGACAGCGCCAAGCTGGCCGCCGTGATGCGTCCCTCCAAGACCTTCAACGCCGCGCTGGCCGCCCTGCGCGGCTGA
- the tadA gene encoding tRNA adenosine(34) deaminase TadA produces MQNLSPNPADEYAMRLALDQAHNALLVGEVPVGAVIMRAGQVIATGYNRPITTHDPTAHAEIVALRHAASLLGNYRLPECELFVTLEPCAMCAMAMMHARLKRVVFAAPDPKTGVAGSVLDLFGQKQLNHHTHIVGGVLAEPSARLLREFFAERRAAARQRRLAAQACAADTPIPTGDAIHLDPDQP; encoded by the coding sequence ATGCAAAACCTGAGCCCCAACCCCGCCGACGAGTACGCCATGCGTCTGGCCCTGGACCAGGCGCACAACGCCTTGCTGGTGGGTGAGGTGCCGGTGGGCGCCGTCATCATGCGGGCCGGCCAGGTGATCGCCACCGGCTACAACCGGCCCATCACCACGCACGACCCCACGGCCCATGCCGAGATCGTGGCCCTGCGCCACGCGGCCTCCCTGCTGGGCAACTACCGCCTGCCGGAGTGCGAGCTCTTCGTGACCCTGGAGCCCTGCGCCATGTGCGCCATGGCCATGATGCATGCGCGGCTCAAGCGCGTGGTCTTTGCCGCGCCCGATCCCAAGACCGGGGTGGCGGGCTCGGTGCTCGATCTCTTCGGGCAGAAGCAGCTCAACCACCACACCCATATCGTCGGCGGCGTGCTGGCCGAGCCCTCGGCGCGACTGCTGCGCGAGTTCTTTGCCGAGCGCCGCGCCGCCGCCCGCCAGCGTCGCCTGGCGGCCCAGGCCTGCGCGGCTGATACCCCCATTCCCACCGGCGACGCCATCCACCTGGACCCCGATCAACCATGA